One genomic region from Eublepharis macularius isolate TG4126 chromosome 18, MPM_Emac_v1.0, whole genome shotgun sequence encodes:
- the STOML1 gene encoding stomatin-like protein 1 isoform X1: MFSRSGYRAIPLGDFDRFQQSNTWLSGSQRGFFPLGRTEDPWDQVERGIGTPQGLSSRICHGVVTALAFLLTVITFPISGWFLLKTVPTYERVTVFRLGRIRAPKGPGLVLLLPFIDHWQRVDLRTRAFSIPPCKLTSQDGALVSIGADVQFRVCDPVLSVMMVKDLNIATRMTAQNVMTRTLLKKYLREIQTEKLKISNQLLLEINDITRSWGLEVDRVELILEAVLQAPPDTVVAGTSNRMNSFCGVQGLDSLQQLALHFFGKSLVAAADTSIKEPLSTVASVSEPCRVLQHSVPEASNALREEAPSASSPRPSSRSFWADRIRLVGSGGEEIQAQVEHVEVKSETGPPCSTLVQETRKHFDPEDFLLTVEDYLSESLVNQIRACYQFNVLLPGGVQNTYFIDLSTGHGKTGHGLPDHPPDVVLEMAESDLGPLVWGDLNPLNAYVSGKLRAQGDLTKALKLELLFKAMGQNQMS, encoded by the exons ATGTTCAGCCGCTCTGGGTACCGAGCCATTCCACTGGGAGATTTTGATCGGTTCCAGCAATCCAACACCTGGCTGAGTGGATCACAGAGAGGCTTTTTCCCACTGGGACGCACGGAGGATCCATGGGACCAAGTGGAGAGGGGAATAG GTACACCCCAAGGGCTCTCGTCACGGATTTGTCACGGGGTGGTCACCGCTTTGGCATTTTTGCTGACCGTCATCACCTTCCCTATTTCTGGATGGTTTCTTCTGAAG ACGGTCCCGACCTATGAGCGAGTTACCGTGTTCCGTTTGGGGCGGATCCGAGCCCCCAAAGGGCCGGGCTTGGTTTTGCTCCTGCCGTTCATCGATCACTGGCAACGAGTGGATTTGAGGACCCGCGCATTCAGCATTCCCCCCTGCAAG CTAACCTCGCAAGATGGAGCTTTGGTGTCTATCGGAGCTGATGTCCAGTTCCGAGTTTGTGATCCGGTGCTTTCGGTCATGATGGTGAAAGATCTCAACATAGCTACACGGATGACTGCCCAGAATGTCATGACCAGAACCCTGCTCAAGAAGTACCTACGGGAGATCCAAACGGAGAAATTGAAGATTAGCAACCAGCTCTTG CTGGAAATCAATGACATCACCAGGTCTTGGGGCCTTGAGGTGGACCGGGTGGAACTGATACTGGAGGCCGTGCTGCAGGCGCCCCCCGACACGGTGGTTGCAGGAACCTCAAACAGGATGAATTCTTTCTGCGGAGTACAGGGGCTGGACAGCCTTCAACAACTGGCTCTTCACTTCTTCGGCAAGAGCTTAGTGGCAGCAGCCGACACCAGCATAAAGGAGCCTCTCAGTACAG TTGCCTCCGTCTCTGAGCCTTGCCGTGTCTTGCAACACTCTGTTCCAGAAGCAAGTAACGCGTTGCGTGAAGAGGCACCTTCTGCTTCTTCACCCCGTCCCAGCTCACGCTCATTTTGGGCAGACCGAATACGTCTAGTTGGCTCCGGCGGTGAAGAGATCCAAGCGCAAG TGGAACATGTGGAGGTAAAGAGCGAAACGGGGCCTCCCTGCAGCACCTTGGTACAGGAAACCAGGAAGCACTTTGATCCTGAAGATTTCCTGCTCACCGTAGAAGACTACTTGTCCGAATCCTTAGTGAACCAAATCAGAGCTTGCTACCAGTTCAACGTTCTACTGCCAGGAGGCGTACAAAACACCTATTTCATCGATCTCTCCACAG GCCATGGGAAAACAGGCCACGGACTGCCAGACCACCCCCCCGACGTGGTGCTAGAGATGGCAGAGAGTGACCTGGGGCCTTTAGTCTGGGGCGACCTCAACCCTCTGAATGCCTACGTCTCTGGGAAGCTGCGGGCACAGGGAGACCTGACCAAGGCCCTGAAATTAGAACTGCTCttcaaggcaatgggtcagaaccAGATGAGTTGA
- the STOML1 gene encoding stomatin-like protein 1 isoform X2, with the protein MFSRSGYRAIPLGDFDRFQQSNTWLSGSQRGFFPLGRTEDPWDQVERGIGTPQGLSSRICHGVVTALAFLLTVITFPISGWFLLKTVPTYERVTVFRLGRIRAPKGPGLVLLLPFIDHWQRVDLRTRAFSIPPCKLTSQDGALVSIGADVQFRVCDPVLSVMMVKDLNIATRMTAQNVMTRTLLKKYLREIQTEKLKISNQLLLEINDITRSWGLEVDRVELILEAVLQAPPDTVVAGTSNRMNSFCGVQGLDSLQQLALHFFGKSLVAAADTSIKEPLSTEASNALREEAPSASSPRPSSRSFWADRIRLVGSGGEEIQAQVEHVEVKSETGPPCSTLVQETRKHFDPEDFLLTVEDYLSESLVNQIRACYQFNVLLPGGVQNTYFIDLSTGHGKTGHGLPDHPPDVVLEMAESDLGPLVWGDLNPLNAYVSGKLRAQGDLTKALKLELLFKAMGQNQMS; encoded by the exons ATGTTCAGCCGCTCTGGGTACCGAGCCATTCCACTGGGAGATTTTGATCGGTTCCAGCAATCCAACACCTGGCTGAGTGGATCACAGAGAGGCTTTTTCCCACTGGGACGCACGGAGGATCCATGGGACCAAGTGGAGAGGGGAATAG GTACACCCCAAGGGCTCTCGTCACGGATTTGTCACGGGGTGGTCACCGCTTTGGCATTTTTGCTGACCGTCATCACCTTCCCTATTTCTGGATGGTTTCTTCTGAAG ACGGTCCCGACCTATGAGCGAGTTACCGTGTTCCGTTTGGGGCGGATCCGAGCCCCCAAAGGGCCGGGCTTGGTTTTGCTCCTGCCGTTCATCGATCACTGGCAACGAGTGGATTTGAGGACCCGCGCATTCAGCATTCCCCCCTGCAAG CTAACCTCGCAAGATGGAGCTTTGGTGTCTATCGGAGCTGATGTCCAGTTCCGAGTTTGTGATCCGGTGCTTTCGGTCATGATGGTGAAAGATCTCAACATAGCTACACGGATGACTGCCCAGAATGTCATGACCAGAACCCTGCTCAAGAAGTACCTACGGGAGATCCAAACGGAGAAATTGAAGATTAGCAACCAGCTCTTG CTGGAAATCAATGACATCACCAGGTCTTGGGGCCTTGAGGTGGACCGGGTGGAACTGATACTGGAGGCCGTGCTGCAGGCGCCCCCCGACACGGTGGTTGCAGGAACCTCAAACAGGATGAATTCTTTCTGCGGAGTACAGGGGCTGGACAGCCTTCAACAACTGGCTCTTCACTTCTTCGGCAAGAGCTTAGTGGCAGCAGCCGACACCAGCATAAAGGAGCCTCTCAGTACAG AAGCAAGTAACGCGTTGCGTGAAGAGGCACCTTCTGCTTCTTCACCCCGTCCCAGCTCACGCTCATTTTGGGCAGACCGAATACGTCTAGTTGGCTCCGGCGGTGAAGAGATCCAAGCGCAAG TGGAACATGTGGAGGTAAAGAGCGAAACGGGGCCTCCCTGCAGCACCTTGGTACAGGAAACCAGGAAGCACTTTGATCCTGAAGATTTCCTGCTCACCGTAGAAGACTACTTGTCCGAATCCTTAGTGAACCAAATCAGAGCTTGCTACCAGTTCAACGTTCTACTGCCAGGAGGCGTACAAAACACCTATTTCATCGATCTCTCCACAG GCCATGGGAAAACAGGCCACGGACTGCCAGACCACCCCCCCGACGTGGTGCTAGAGATGGCAGAGAGTGACCTGGGGCCTTTAGTCTGGGGCGACCTCAACCCTCTGAATGCCTACGTCTCTGGGAAGCTGCGGGCACAGGGAGACCTGACCAAGGCCCTGAAATTAGAACTGCTCttcaaggcaatgggtcagaaccAGATGAGTTGA
- the STOML1 gene encoding stomatin-like protein 1 isoform X3: MFSRSGYRAIPLGDFDRFQQSNTWLSGSQRGFFPLGRTEDPWDQVERGIGTPQGLSSRICHGVVTALAFLLTVITFPISGWFLLKTVPTYERVTVFRLGRIRAPKGPGLVLLLPFIDHWQRVDLRTRAFSIPPCKLTSQDGALVSIGADVQFRVCDPVLSVMMVKDLNIATRMTAQNVMTRTLLKKYLREIQTEKLKISNQLLLEINDITRSWGLEVDRVELILEAVLQAPPDTVVAGTSNRMNSFCGVQGLDSLQQLALHFFGKSLVAAADTSIKEPLSTASNALREEAPSASSPRPSSRSFWADRIRLVGSGGEEIQAQVEHVEVKSETGPPCSTLVQETRKHFDPEDFLLTVEDYLSESLVNQIRACYQFNVLLPGGVQNTYFIDLSTGHGKTGHGLPDHPPDVVLEMAESDLGPLVWGDLNPLNAYVSGKLRAQGDLTKALKLELLFKAMGQNQMS; the protein is encoded by the exons ATGTTCAGCCGCTCTGGGTACCGAGCCATTCCACTGGGAGATTTTGATCGGTTCCAGCAATCCAACACCTGGCTGAGTGGATCACAGAGAGGCTTTTTCCCACTGGGACGCACGGAGGATCCATGGGACCAAGTGGAGAGGGGAATAG GTACACCCCAAGGGCTCTCGTCACGGATTTGTCACGGGGTGGTCACCGCTTTGGCATTTTTGCTGACCGTCATCACCTTCCCTATTTCTGGATGGTTTCTTCTGAAG ACGGTCCCGACCTATGAGCGAGTTACCGTGTTCCGTTTGGGGCGGATCCGAGCCCCCAAAGGGCCGGGCTTGGTTTTGCTCCTGCCGTTCATCGATCACTGGCAACGAGTGGATTTGAGGACCCGCGCATTCAGCATTCCCCCCTGCAAG CTAACCTCGCAAGATGGAGCTTTGGTGTCTATCGGAGCTGATGTCCAGTTCCGAGTTTGTGATCCGGTGCTTTCGGTCATGATGGTGAAAGATCTCAACATAGCTACACGGATGACTGCCCAGAATGTCATGACCAGAACCCTGCTCAAGAAGTACCTACGGGAGATCCAAACGGAGAAATTGAAGATTAGCAACCAGCTCTTG CTGGAAATCAATGACATCACCAGGTCTTGGGGCCTTGAGGTGGACCGGGTGGAACTGATACTGGAGGCCGTGCTGCAGGCGCCCCCCGACACGGTGGTTGCAGGAACCTCAAACAGGATGAATTCTTTCTGCGGAGTACAGGGGCTGGACAGCCTTCAACAACTGGCTCTTCACTTCTTCGGCAAGAGCTTAGTGGCAGCAGCCGACACCAGCATAAAGGAGCCTCTCAGTACAG CAAGTAACGCGTTGCGTGAAGAGGCACCTTCTGCTTCTTCACCCCGTCCCAGCTCACGCTCATTTTGGGCAGACCGAATACGTCTAGTTGGCTCCGGCGGTGAAGAGATCCAAGCGCAAG TGGAACATGTGGAGGTAAAGAGCGAAACGGGGCCTCCCTGCAGCACCTTGGTACAGGAAACCAGGAAGCACTTTGATCCTGAAGATTTCCTGCTCACCGTAGAAGACTACTTGTCCGAATCCTTAGTGAACCAAATCAGAGCTTGCTACCAGTTCAACGTTCTACTGCCAGGAGGCGTACAAAACACCTATTTCATCGATCTCTCCACAG GCCATGGGAAAACAGGCCACGGACTGCCAGACCACCCCCCCGACGTGGTGCTAGAGATGGCAGAGAGTGACCTGGGGCCTTTAGTCTGGGGCGACCTCAACCCTCTGAATGCCTACGTCTCTGGGAAGCTGCGGGCACAGGGAGACCTGACCAAGGCCCTGAAATTAGAACTGCTCttcaaggcaatgggtcagaaccAGATGAGTTGA